One stretch of Bacillota bacterium DNA includes these proteins:
- a CDS encoding phosphoribulokinase yields the protein MSKRYKELVQQLEQCLEHNRLVIAAIDGPSGSGKTVLAEKLRQHFDANVFHMDDFFLRPEQRTKARLQEPGGNIDYERFKAEVLDWIGSGEPFAYQIYDCAVEQLTDYVHVLPRRLNIVEGVYSMHPALIDSYDIKIYLTVGRNVQLERIRLRSGERMLKRFVEEWIPLEDHYFQTFNPAKLADFVLDNN from the coding sequence ATGAGCAAACGCTATAAAGAGCTGGTTCAGCAGCTGGAACAGTGTTTGGAGCATAATCGGCTGGTGATCGCGGCTATTGATGGACCGAGCGGATCAGGTAAAACCGTGTTGGCGGAGAAACTACGGCAGCATTTTGATGCTAATGTCTTTCACATGGATGATTTTTTTCTCCGTCCTGAACAGCGAACAAAAGCAAGGCTTCAGGAGCCTGGCGGTAATATCGATTATGAACGCTTTAAGGCAGAAGTGCTGGATTGGATTGGCAGCGGTGAGCCTTTTGCGTACCAGATCTATGACTGCGCGGTTGAGCAGCTCACCGATTACGTCCATGTTCTACCGCGGCGCTTGAATATTGTCGAGGGTGTATACAGCATGCACCCTGCTTTAATTGACAGCTACGATATCAAGATCTACCTAACTGTTGGTCGTAATGTACAGCTTGAGCGCATTCGGCTGCGCAGCGGTGAGCGGATGCTGAAACGCTTTGTTGAGGAATGGATTCCACTGGAAGACCACTATTTTCAGACCTTTAACCCAGCCAAGCTGGCTGATTTTGTTCTTGATAACAATTAA
- a CDS encoding ECF transporter S component — translation MFKINAQTRLVLGALLLAIGLVLPTVFHSFGLAGQVFLPMHIPVLLAGFILGWKYGAAIGFLVPLLTAGVITPGMPPLFPVGLGMAFELAAYGLLTGLLAQRLNMFAALVIAMVGGRLVMGIANAVLFGMAEWAYSFQTFIAGAFVTALPGIIVQLILVPAILAALKRARVFRRF, via the coding sequence ATGTTTAAAATCAACGCACAAACAAGATTAGTGTTAGGAGCACTGCTCCTGGCAATAGGACTAGTTTTACCAACTGTTTTCCATTCCTTTGGCTTAGCGGGACAGGTATTTCTGCCGATGCACATTCCCGTACTGCTGGCCGGGTTTATCCTCGGCTGGAAATATGGCGCCGCCATCGGCTTTCTTGTACCACTGCTGACTGCTGGCGTAATTACCCCGGGTATGCCGCCGCTCTTTCCAGTTGGCTTGGGTATGGCCTTTGAGCTTGCCGCATATGGCCTCTTAACGGGGCTGCTGGCGCAGCGGTTGAATATGTTTGCTGCTTTAGTGATCGCAATGGTGGGCGGCAGATTAGTAATGGGTATTGCCAATGCTGTTTTGTTCGGTATGGCGGAGTGGGCGTATTCTTTTCAGACTTTTATTGCCGGCGCTTTTGTCACAGCGCTGCCCGGTATAATTGTTCAGTTGATCTTGGTTCCGGCAATTTTAGCAGCGCTGAAAAGAGCGCGGGTTTTTAGGAGATTTTAA
- a CDS encoding MATE family efflux transporter has product MKVNHQETEYEEVKIPTEIETEKKAKKEVKLALDLVERGDDSGSFGRDGRVTKDLPPGVSSKLLYRDVVRIAWPSFIEFTLTQLTSMVDMMMVGQLGPWAIAAVGLTNQPKFLMGTMFMAMNVGATALIARAKGAGDQKRANLILRQAILLTAVLSAAASVLGFIYAEPLIKFMGAVDEQTLAGGTIYLQIQMVGMVVFALTSTFTAALRGVGNSRIAMTYNLIANLVNVVFNYCLIFGHFGFPRLEVAGASLATVIGQTAAFIMALAVVLRGKHYIHLQLREGFRPHFEAIKGIINIGIPAMIEQLVMRAGMIIYVKTVASLGTVAYATHQIGMNIQAMSFMNGQAFAVSATSLVGQSLGKKRPDMAQAYARRTRQLGMSVSIVLGLTFFFLGRSIVSLYTNEAEVIAMGAQILQLVALVQPFQSSQFILAGALRGAGDTRATAIITFLTVLLVRPTLAIVSINFLGWGLMGAWIALVADQVLRSTLVLLRYNSGKWKSIRV; this is encoded by the coding sequence ATGAAGGTTAATCATCAAGAAACGGAATATGAGGAGGTTAAAATCCCGACAGAGATCGAAACAGAGAAAAAAGCTAAAAAAGAAGTTAAGTTAGCCTTGGACCTTGTGGAACGCGGCGATGATTCCGGCAGTTTCGGCCGGGACGGTCGGGTTACAAAAGATCTGCCTCCCGGAGTGAGTTCCAAACTGCTGTACCGCGATGTAGTGCGAATCGCTTGGCCATCGTTTATTGAGTTTACCTTAACCCAGCTTACCTCCATGGTTGACATGATGATGGTAGGGCAGTTGGGCCCGTGGGCAATTGCAGCAGTTGGTTTAACAAATCAGCCGAAGTTCCTGATGGGCACCATGTTTATGGCGATGAATGTGGGTGCCACCGCTCTAATTGCTAGGGCGAAGGGAGCTGGCGATCAGAAGCGCGCCAACTTGATTCTCCGTCAGGCGATCCTGCTGACGGCGGTGTTATCCGCAGCAGCTTCGGTGCTCGGCTTTATATATGCTGAGCCCCTGATTAAGTTCATGGGAGCGGTCGATGAGCAGACTTTAGCTGGTGGAACAATTTATCTGCAAATTCAAATGGTAGGTATGGTGGTTTTCGCCCTAACCAGTACTTTTACAGCTGCCCTCAGGGGAGTGGGCAATTCTCGCATAGCGATGACCTATAACCTAATTGCAAATTTGGTTAATGTTGTATTCAATTACTGCCTCATCTTTGGGCATTTCGGATTCCCAAGATTGGAAGTGGCGGGAGCATCACTGGCTACGGTAATTGGCCAAACTGCTGCTTTCATTATGGCTTTAGCTGTTGTTCTCCGGGGCAAGCACTATATCCATCTGCAGCTGCGGGAAGGATTTAGGCCTCACTTTGAGGCGATTAAAGGAATTATCAACATCGGTATTCCTGCCATGATTGAGCAGCTGGTGATGCGCGCTGGTATGATTATCTACGTCAAAACCGTAGCCAGTTTAGGAACTGTGGCCTATGCAACCCACCAAATTGGGATGAATATTCAGGCAATGTCTTTCATGAATGGCCAAGCCTTTGCGGTGTCAGCCACCTCGCTGGTCGGCCAGAGCCTGGGTAAGAAACGTCCGGATATGGCCCAAGCATATGCTCGGCGCACGCGCCAGTTAGGCATGAGCGTATCGATAGTGCTGGGACTAACCTTCTTTTTCTTGGGCAGATCGATTGTATCTTTGTATACAAATGAGGCAGAAGTAATTGCGATGGGAGCGCAGATCCTGCAGCTGGTTGCTTTGGTCCAGCCGTTCCAGTCATCGCAGTTTATTCTGGCCGGTGCGTTAAGAGGCGCTGGAGATACACGGGCAACCGCGATAATCACGTTCCTGACTGTACTGCTGGTTCGTCCAACCCTGGCAATCGTCAGCATCAACTTTCTCGGCTGGGGATTGATGGGAGCTTGGATTGCTCTGGTAGCGGATCAGGTCCTGCGTTCTACGCTAGTTTTGCTGCGCTATAATTCCGGTAAATGGAAGAGCATCAGAGTTTAA
- a CDS encoding iron-containing alcohol dehydrogenase yields MGDELILAAQELLKNFRGTTYAFGSGALDQVGVYTSQLGKSALVVGNTGKTRVVVEEVIQSLNHHGIDVIKAVPGAQPNTPAQDVYRIADEIRDTQPDVLVAVGGGSTIDAVKAAAALAVLGGDVERFFGTGLVSAALKQHTAQLPPIIAVATAASSGAHLTKYSNITDTQTGQKKLIVDQALVPVRAVFDYGVTASVSRDVTIDGILDGISHLTEVFIGVNEDQYPLVERLITVGLPLLLEFAPQVIMHPNDSEGRTAVGLGTDLGGFAIMIGGTNGAHLNSFSLVDIASHGRACGLLNPYYAVLFAEAVEPQLRLLGIIYSMYGFIRQELDALSGRELALAVGAGMQEFMRSIGAPTALNQLPNYTREHRKRALMAAQDPQLEMKLQNMPIPITAEMVNGAVGSVLQAAEAGRLDLVETLQV; encoded by the coding sequence ATGGGTGACGAGTTAATTCTAGCAGCGCAGGAACTGCTCAAAAACTTCCGAGGTACTACCTATGCTTTTGGGAGTGGAGCGCTGGATCAAGTCGGCGTGTACACGTCCCAGCTGGGCAAGAGCGCGCTGGTGGTAGGGAATACCGGTAAAACCAGGGTTGTGGTTGAGGAGGTTATCCAATCCCTTAACCACCATGGTATTGATGTAATCAAAGCTGTCCCTGGTGCGCAGCCGAACACTCCTGCGCAGGATGTTTACCGGATTGCGGATGAGATTAGGGATACTCAACCTGATGTGCTTGTGGCAGTTGGCGGAGGCAGTACGATTGACGCAGTAAAAGCTGCGGCGGCGCTGGCTGTTTTAGGCGGAGATGTCGAGCGCTTTTTCGGCACCGGCTTGGTAAGCGCAGCCCTTAAGCAGCATACAGCTCAGTTGCCTCCGATTATTGCTGTGGCAACCGCAGCCAGCTCGGGGGCGCATTTAACTAAGTACTCCAATATTACGGATACTCAAACCGGACAGAAGAAGCTGATTGTCGATCAGGCTCTGGTTCCGGTCAGAGCTGTCTTTGATTATGGGGTGACCGCTTCCGTCAGCCGCGATGTTACGATTGATGGTATACTTGATGGCATCAGTCATCTTACTGAGGTGTTTATAGGTGTGAATGAAGATCAGTATCCGCTGGTGGAGCGATTAATTACGGTGGGTCTGCCGCTTCTGCTCGAATTTGCTCCCCAAGTTATTATGCATCCAAATGATAGTGAGGGCAGAACCGCGGTGGGTCTAGGCACAGATTTAGGCGGGTTTGCTATCATGATCGGCGGTACGAATGGAGCGCATTTAAACAGCTTTTCGCTGGTGGATATTGCCAGCCATGGACGAGCATGTGGACTGCTCAATCCATATTATGCTGTTTTATTTGCGGAAGCTGTGGAGCCTCAGCTGCGTCTCTTGGGTATAATCTATTCCATGTACGGTTTTATCCGTCAAGAACTGGATGCTTTATCAGGGCGGGAGCTGGCCTTGGCAGTAGGGGCGGGTATGCAGGAGTTTATGCGGAGTATTGGAGCGCCAACAGCCCTTAACCAGCTGCCGAACTACACCAGGGAGCACCGCAAGCGGGCTCTTATGGCTGCACAAGATCCGCAGTTAGAGATGAAACTGCAGAATATGCCGATTCCGATTACTGCGGAGATGGTTAATGGCGCTGTAGGTTCTGTTTTGCAGGCTGCCGAAGCAGGAAGATTAGATTTGGTGGAAACTTTACAGGTATAA
- a CDS encoding peroxiredoxin: protein MAVNRMVGKAAPEFELEAVLPNKEFGRVSLAENMKNGKWTVLFFYPMDFTFVCPTEITAFSDRYNDFKSLNAEVIGVSTDTIYTHRAWINTPRSENGLGTLNYPLAADTNHKASRAYGVLIEEEGIALRGLFIINPDGELVYSVVHHNNIGRNVDETLRVLQALQAGGLCPANWQPGQALL, encoded by the coding sequence ATGGCAGTTAATCGAATGGTGGGGAAAGCAGCTCCTGAATTCGAGCTTGAGGCGGTTCTTCCCAATAAGGAGTTTGGACGCGTCAGCCTCGCAGAAAACATGAAAAATGGCAAATGGACAGTACTCTTCTTCTATCCGATGGACTTCACCTTTGTATGCCCAACCGAGATCACCGCGTTCAGCGACCGCTACAATGACTTTAAATCCCTCAACGCAGAAGTTATCGGCGTATCTACAGACACCATTTATACCCACCGCGCTTGGATCAACACTCCTCGATCCGAAAATGGTTTAGGGACACTCAACTACCCTCTCGCGGCCGACACAAACCACAAAGCGTCCCGCGCATACGGCGTCCTGATTGAAGAAGAAGGAATTGCACTCCGTGGATTATTCATTATTAATCCTGATGGCGAATTGGTCTACTCCGTAGTGCATCACAACAATATCGGGCGCAATGTAGACGAAACCTTAAGAGTGCTCCAAGCACTGCAGGCTGGCGGCTTATGCCCAGCTAACTGGCAGCCCGGACAAGCTCTGCTGTAG
- the amrS gene encoding AmmeMemoRadiSam system radical SAM enzyme, with the protein MSRITCSICPHHCALAPGQIGLCRARGNVDGKVTAVNYGLVTAAALDPIEKKPLYHFYPSSMILSLGSFGCNLHCPFCQNFEIAAVSREQTQVQSLAPEHAVELAETLKNRGNIGLAYTYNEPLVGYEYVYDCSVLAKKRGLKNVLVSNGFCCREPLAELLPLIDAVNFDLKAFNDQFYQKIGGDLETVKASIELAAGQTHLEVTTLIIPGENDSEEEIRELARWLASIRRDIPLHLSRFFPRHKYADRNPTDVMRLKRLAETARSELEHVYLGNV; encoded by the coding sequence GTGAGCAGGATAACTTGTTCGATCTGTCCTCACCACTGCGCTCTGGCTCCGGGCCAGATAGGCTTATGCCGCGCCCGCGGCAATGTCGATGGTAAAGTTACGGCGGTAAATTACGGCTTAGTAACTGCTGCTGCCTTAGATCCGATCGAGAAAAAGCCCCTGTACCATTTTTATCCCAGCAGCATGATTCTGTCGCTGGGCAGCTTCGGCTGTAATCTCCACTGTCCGTTTTGCCAAAATTTCGAGATAGCTGCGGTAAGCAGAGAACAAACTCAGGTGCAAAGCCTAGCTCCGGAACACGCAGTAGAGCTGGCGGAGACATTAAAGAACAGAGGCAATATCGGCCTAGCCTACACCTATAATGAGCCTCTGGTTGGGTACGAATATGTGTATGACTGCTCAGTTCTGGCTAAAAAGCGGGGTTTAAAAAATGTGCTGGTAAGCAATGGTTTTTGCTGCCGTGAACCCTTGGCAGAACTGCTGCCCCTGATTGATGCGGTTAATTTTGATTTGAAAGCATTTAATGATCAGTTTTACCAAAAAATTGGCGGTGATTTGGAGACGGTAAAAGCGTCGATTGAGCTTGCCGCCGGACAGACCCATCTGGAGGTTACGACCTTAATTATACCCGGAGAAAATGACAGCGAAGAGGAAATAAGGGAGCTGGCTCGGTGGCTGGCAAGCATTCGCCGCGACATTCCGCTGCATCTGAGCCGTTTTTTCCCCCGGCATAAATACGCCGATCGCAATCCCACCGATGTTATGCGTTTAAAGCGTCTGGCTGAAACTGCCCGCAGTGAACTGGAACATGTTTATTTGGGCAATGTATAA